Below is a window of Georgenia soli DNA.
CCACGGTGCTGCGCCGGGTGACCCTTCCGCTGCTCCTGCCCGCCCTGGGCACCGGCACCGCGCTGGCCTTCGCCCGGTCCCTGGGCGAGTTCGGGGCCACCCTCACGTTCGCCGGCTCGCTCCAGGGCGTCACGCGGACCCTGCCGCTGGAGATCTACCTCCAGCGCGAGGTCGACCCGGACGCCACGGTCGCGCTCGCCGTCGTCCTCCTGGCGGTCGCGGCCGTGATGGTGCTGCTCACCCAGGGCGGTTCCCGACGGCGCAGCAAGGGGCGGAGATGAGCGGTCACCGAGCGGCCCGCCGGGGCCCGGCCGCGGCGGCGGGAGCCGCGGGGGCCGCCGGAGCCCCGGGGACGGCGGGAGGGGCGGGAGGGGCGGACGCGGCCGCCACGCCGGCAACGATCCACCCGCCCGCGCTGGCCGTTCGCGCCGGCGTCCCGGAGCGGGACGTCGAGCTCGACGTCGAGGTGCCGGCCGGTGAGGTGGTCGCCGTCCTCGGCCCGAACGGGGCCGGGAAGTCGACGCTGCTGGCGCTCGCCGCCGGAACCCTCCGGCCGGGCGCCGGCACCGTTTCGGTCGGCGGCCGGACGGTGGCCGACGGCGCGACGTGGGTGCCGCCGCACGCGCGCCGGGTGGCGCTCCTGGCCCAGGAGCCTCTCCTCTTCCCCCACCTCGACGCGCTCGGGAACGTCGCGTTCGGCCCGCGCGCGGCGGGCGCCCCGCGTCGGGAGGCCGCGCGCGTGGCGCACGACCTGCTCGACCGGGTGGGGGCGGGCGACCTGGCGCACCGGCGCCCCGCGGAGCTCTCCGGCGGGCAGGCGCAGCGGGTGGCGCTGGCCCGCGCCCTGGCGCCGGACCCCGAGGTGGTGCTGCTGGACGAGCCGCTTTCCGCCCTGGACGTCGGGTCCGCCGCCGAGGTCCGGCAGGTCCTGCGCCGAGTGCTGCGCGAGGCCGGGCGCGCCGCGGTGCTGGTGACCCACGACCTCCTCGACGTCCTCGCGGTGGCCGACTCCGTCGTCGTCCTCGAGGCCGGGCGGGTCGTCGAGCGAGGCCCGGCGCTGCAGGTGCTGACCCGGCCGCGCTCGGCGTTCGCGGCGCGCCTGGCCGGGGTCAACCTCGTCGCCGGGTCCCTCGCCGGGACGGGCGGGGAGGCGGTGGTGGAGGCCGACGGCGGCCTGGAGCTGCACGGCCTGCCGGACCCCGCCTGCGAGCCCGGCTCCGCCGTCGCCGCGGCCTTCTCCCCCAGGGCCGTCTCGGTGCACCGGGCCCCGCCCGGCGGCAGCCCGCGCAACACCGTGCCGGTGACGGTGGAGGCGCTCGAGCACCAGGGTGAGCTCGTCCGCGTGCGTGGGGCCGGGCCCGGCGGCCACCGGCTCGCCGCGGACATCACGCCCGCGTCGGTGGCCGGCCTGGACCTGACGCCCGGGGCAGCCGTGCTGTTCACGGTCAAGACGGCCGAGGTGGCCATCTACCCGGCCTGAGCGCACGGGCCCGCCCGGCCTCAGGGTGCCCGGAACCGTTGCGCCGTCCACCCAACGGGAGGACATTGGACGGAAGTGGGTAATCCGGTCCAGCTTCCTCTGGAGAGCACCATGGCCCTGACGACGCCGTCCCGCGCCGCGAGCGCCCCCCTGCCCGGACTGCGTCCGGACCGGCAGAGCTGGGGCAAGACCATCGTCAAGTGGGTGACCTCCACGGACCACAAGGTCATCGGGTACATGTACCTGACGACCTCGTTCATCTTCTTCCTCATCGGCGGCATCCTCGCGATGCTGATCCGCACCGAGCTGTTCACCCCGGCCCTGGACCTCGTGCGGTCGAACGAGCAGTACAACCAGCTGTTCACCATGCACGGCACGATCATGATGTTCCTGTTCGCGACGTCCTTGTTCACCGGGTTCGCGAACGTCATGGTCCCGCTCCAGATCGGCGCTCCGGACGTCGCGTTCCCGCGGCTGAACATGCTCTCGTACTGGATGTACTTCCTCGGCGGGTGCCTGGTGGTGGGCGGCTTCCTCACCCCCAAGGGGGCGGCGAGCTTCGGCTGGACGGCCTACGCGCCGCTGTCGGACCCGATGTTCTCACCGGGCCTCGGCGGGGACCTGTGGGCGCTCGGGCTCGCGATGACCGGTTTCGCGACGATCTTCGGCGCGGTCAACTTCATCGCCACGATCATCACGATGCGCGCCCCCGGCATGACGATGTTCCGGATGCCGATCTTCACCTGGAACAGCCTCATCACCTCGCTGCTGGTGCTCATGGCGTTCCCGGTGCTCGCCTCGGCGCTGTTCGGCCTGATCATCGACCGGATGATCGGCGGCCAGATCTACAACCCGAACTTCGGCGGCGTGCTGCTGTGGCAGCACCTGTTCTGGTTCTTCGGCCACCCCGAGGTCTACGTCATCGCCCTGCCGTTCTTCGGGATCATCACCGAGGTGCTCCCGGTCTTCTCCCGCAAGCCGATCTTCGGCTACAAGGGCCTGGTCTTCGCCACCATCACGATCGCCGCGCTGTCCATGTCGGTGTGGGCGCACCACATGTTCACCACCGGCGGTGTGATGCTGCCGTTCTTCTCGCTCATGACCATGCTCATCGCCGTGCCGACCGGGGTGAAGTTCTTCAACTGGATCGGCACCATGTGGCGCGGGCAGATCACCTTCGACGCCGGCATGCTCTTCGCGCTCGGCTTCCTCGTGACGTTCCTCTTCGGCGGTCTGACGGGCATCATCCTGTCCAGCCCCGCGATGGACTTCCACGTCCACGACACCTACTTCGTGGTGGCCCACTTCCACTACGTCGTCTTCGGCACCGTCGTGTTCGCGATGTACTCCGGCTTCCACTTCTGGTGGCCGAAGTGGACCGGCCGGATGCTGGACGAACGGCTCGGCAAGATCAGCTTCTGGATGCTGTTCATCGGCTTCCACACCACGTTCCTCGTCCAGCACTGGCTCGGCGTGCAGGGCATGCCCCGCCGGTACGCGGAGTACCTCGTGGAGGACCAGTTCACCCTCTACAACGAGATCTCCACGGTCGGCGCCTTCCTCATCGCGCTGTCGACGGTGCCGTTCCTGTGGAACGTCTACATCACCCAGCGCGGGCCCCGCACCGTGTTCGTGGACGACCCGTGGGGCTTCGGCAACTCCCTCGAGTGGGCCACCCCGTGCCCGGTGCCGCGCCACAACTTCACGTCCCTGCCGCGGATCCGGTCCGAGCGTCCCGCGTTCGACCTGCACCACCCCGAGGTGGCCGTCATGGACATGCCGGAGCCGAACCGAGACGTCTTCGACTCGCTGTACGCCGGCCCCGAGACGCGCGGCCGGGAGGACCTCCTCGACCGTCTCGACCGCGGCGACAACCCGAACCCGCCCCAGCGCGGGTCAGACATCCCCTGACCCCACCACGGACGCCGGCGTGGCCCGCGCGGCCGCGTCGTTACCCTGGCTGGCGTGCGCCAGCCGTCCTTCTCCCGTCAGCCGGTCAGCACGACGCCGCCCGGCAGCACGACGCCGCCCGGCAGCACGACGCCGCCCGGCAGGACGGCGCCGCCCGGCGGGACGGCGGCCCCCGCGGACGTGCTGCGCGCGGGCGGTGCCGTGGTCGCCGACGCCGGACGGCTGCTCGCCACGCACTGGCCGGCGCTCGTGCTGCTCGCCGTCGCCGGCGCCCTGGCCCGAGAGCTGACCCTCGACGCCGCGGTCTGGACCTCCCGCGCCTCGTCGTTGCTCAGCCAGCTCGTCGTCGCCCTCGCCCCGTTCGTCCAGCTGCTCACCGTCGTCGGGATGCTGCTCGTCATGCGGCGCCGCAGCGGCACCGAGCGGCCGGTCGTCTCGCTCGTGGTGGGCACGGCGGCCGTCATGCTGCCGTTCCTGATCATCTACCAGCACTACGGCTACCTGGCCGAGGACGTCATCACCTTCGGCGCCGGCACCGCGGACGACATCGTCAACCGGGACCTCGGCGCCCAGGCGGGCGACGTCGCCAGCCGGTTGCCTGCCGGCACGTCGGCCGCCGTCCTGGGCGCGGTCGCCGTCGCCCTCGTCCTGCGCCGCCTGCTCGACCGCCTCGCCGCCCGGCAGGACCGCGAGGTGCGGGCCTCGGTGCTGCGGCTGCTCGCCGGCTACTGCGAGGTGGTCTGGCTGGTGCTGGGCGCGTACGTCGTCACCGTGCTCGTCGACGGCGCCGGCGGCTGGTGGAGCAGCCGCGCCGCCGGCGCCGCGCTGGCGGACTGGCGGGAGGGCGTGGTCGTCGGGTGGCCCGCGGTCGGCGCCCTCGCAGGGACGCTGCTCGCCGGCCTCAAGCTGCTCCTCGCCGCCGCGGCCACCGCGTTCCTCGTGCCCGTGGCCTGGCTGGCGCTGGCCGGCATCATCTACGGCGTCCAGGCTGCCCGGATGCTGTCCGCACGGGACCTGCACCGGGCGCGGGTCGCGGGGCACGTCGTCGGCCGCCTCGGCGACGAGCGCACCGACCGGGCGCTCGCGATGGTGACCGACCCCGGCCGCCGCTACGGCGCCGTGGTGGGTGGCACGGCCCTCGTGCTGCGCGCCGGCTGGAGCCCGGTGCTGGTCTTCTGCCTGGCGTTCCTGGTGGCGGACAACGCCGACGTCCTCGTCACCGGGGTGGCCCGCTGGGTGGTCGGCCCGCAGACACCGGTGGCCTGGGCGGCGCTGCTGCCCGTCGTCGAGCTGCTCGGCGTGGTGCTCGTGCGGGTCCTCACCCTCGCGCTCGTGGCCTCCGCCGTCGACTCGCTGCTGCGCGGGCTCGGCCTGCCGGGCGGCCTGCGCCTCGGCTCACGGGTGCAGCGGCAGGGCGAAGAAGTCCGGGCCGAGGCCGAGCTCGTCGGTGCGGGTGGTCCAGACGTCCAGGCGCGCAGGCGCTGACCCCTCGGGCAGGAGGAACCAGGTCTCGTAGTGCGGGGTCTCGCCCTCCTCGGCCGCGCCGCACGGGACGGAGGAGGGGGCGGCGCCGGGCAGGTCCGGGACGCGGTCGGGGGCGGTGAAGACGCGGCCCTCGCCGTCGAGCAGGCGGACCTCGCAGTACCGCGCCTCGGTGAGGTCGGAGCGCACGTCCAGGTCCACGCGCCACAGGTCGTACCCGGCCGGGGGCCGCCACGGCTCTCCCGAGTAGTCGTCGACCAGCTGCTCCACCGGGTCGAGGGCGGCCACACGCACCGCCGTGCCGTCGATGCGGGCCCAGCCCTCGACGTCGGGCGCGACGGCGACGTGCGGCTCGGCGCTCCACCAGCGGGCCCGGTCCGGGCCGCTGACGGTCCAGGCGGCGACGGCGAGCGCGGGCACCACCGCGGCGGCGAGCGCGATCCGCCGCGCCCTCATCGCAAGTCCCCCTCGGCCGGCTCCTCCAGCGTCGCCGCGCGGGGCGCCAGCGGTGTGTCGTCGACCGGGCCGACGGGCACGGGCACCTCCGCGACGGCGGACAGCTGCGGGACGCTCAGCTCCGACGCGCGCAGCGCCAGGCCGCCCAGCGCGTCCTCGGGGATCTCGAAGACGATCTCGGTCCGGATCGGGGAGCCCGGCTGCGCCGCACCGGGGTGGTTGGGGCTGAGGCGACGGGTCGCGTCGAAGGCCCGTCCGTCGTCGTCCACGAGCGAGAACCTGCCGACCCGGAGCGGCTTCTCGGTGCCGCTGACGGAGAGGTCGACGGCGACCCACACCCCGGCGGTGGTCAGCTCGCCGCCGTAGCCGTCGTCGAGGGTGCGGGCGGCGCGGGCGCCGTGGACGGTGACGGTGCCCGGCTCGAGGGGCACCGTGTCGCCCGGCGCCCCCTGGGTGACGAACGGGCGCGTCGCCGGCCAGGCCCGCTCGGCGTGGTTGGCGAGCAGTCCGCCCGCGACCACGACGGCGGTGAGGGCGGCGACCGTGAGGCGGCTGCTCACCACTGCTCCTCCACCAGGATCTCGGGGACCCGCTCCGTGCGCGGGACGGCCACCCGCCCGACCGGCTCGGGGCTCGTCCAGGTGTCGCGCCGGTAGATGGGGCTGTAGTAGGGCGTCGAGCCCAGCAGGGTGAGCTCGAGCGGGTCGGGGACGTCGGACGGGTCCGCGACGGCCCACAGGTAGGCCACCTCCTCCGGCAGGCCGGGATGGCCCTGCGGCAGGCTGGTGCCGTCGCGCAGCAGGAGCTGCTGGTCGGGCTGGGCCGGCGGATCGCCCCGGTCGGCCGGCGCGCCCGGCGCGGCCGGGTCCGACGAGAGGGCGACGCCGGGCGGCAGGACGACGGTCGTGGGCAGCGAGTCCCGCGTCTCGTCGCCGGTGACCTCCACCCGCGCGCGCACGACGAGCCAGGCCGTGGCGCCGTCGATGTTCTCCAGGCGGCTGGTCCGGACCTGGTCGGTGACGACGGCGTCGAGGACGGTGACCGTGACGGGCCCGAGGTCGACCGGCTCGCCGGCCGCGCGGTCGGGCAGCTCGCTCGCCTCGACGGTGCGGAAGCCTCCTGCCGCAGCCACGACGGCGATCGCCACGAGGAGGACGACGACGGCCACCAGGCCGGCCCGCCCCCACGGGGTGCCGAGCGCACGCCGCAGCGTCATGGTTCCAGCTCGCACATCCCCTCCCGGGGCAGCACGTTAGCGTCGCCGGCCGTCCGGTGGAACGGGCGCCCGAGGAGCGGGCGGTCAGCCGCGCAGCACCTCGGCGAGCACCACCGCCTGGTTGTGCTCGGTGTCCTTCGCGCCGTACAGCAGCGTCACCACGGGGTGCTGCGCCACGATGTCCCTGAGCTCGGCGAGCGCGGGGTTGCCCTCCAGCTCGGCCCGGTAGCGGCGGGCGAACTCCTCGAACCTCTCCGGGTCGTGCCCGAACCACTTCCGCAGCTCCGTCGACGGGCCCGCCTCCTTCAGCCACACGTCGACGTCCGCGTCCTCCTTGCTCACGCCGCGCGGCCACACCCGGTCCACCAGGACCCGGTAGCCGTCACTGTCTCCCGGTGCGTCGTAGACGCGGGCGAGTCGCAGGTCCATGGCCTCCAGTGTGGGCGACGGCGCCCCGTCCGGCACGCTTGCGGAGCCCGATCAGGCGGCTCCGGGAGCGCCCGCACACCCCGTAGCGGTCTCGCTGCCCGTGCTGCATGGGGTTCGCCAGGCCGGCCCGCGCGTCGAGACGGCGTCCCCGCACCGTCTCAGCCGGCCGCACCCTCGCGGACGACGCCGGTCCGGCTCCCTAGCCTCGTCGCATGACCTCCACCACCGCCCGCACCACGGACCCGACCCCGCGCCTAGCCGACTTCACCGCCACCGGCGCGTGGCGGGGCAGCTTCTCCACCGACGTCGCCGCCCGCGGCTTCGGCTTCACCGTCGCCGAGCCGGAGTCGATCGGCGGCACGGACGAGGCGCCCAACCCGATCGAGTACCTCCTCGGCTCGCTGAACGGCTGCGTGAGCGTGGTCGTCGAGACGGTCGCCAGGGAGCTGGGCATCACGATCGAGGCGCTCTCCACGCACGCCACCGGCTCGATCGACCTGCGCGGCTTCCAGGGCACCGCCGACGTCTCGCCGCACTTCCAGCAGCTCACGCTCACGCTGACCCTGACCACCGACGCGACCGAGACCGACCTGGCCGAGCTGCGGACCCAGGTGCTGAACCGCTGCCCCGTCCTCAACCTCGTCAAGGACGCGGGCGTGGACGTGCGCGAGGTGTGGGAGACCATCCCGGCCTCGTGACGTGAGCCGCCGGCGCCGGTCACGGCACCTGGCCGGCGCCTCACACGGTGAGGACGTAGCCCTCCGCGGCGTCGTCCCACCGCAGGTCGACGATCCCGTCGGCCTGCGCGGCCCGGCAGAACTGCAGGAAGTTGCGGTAGCCGAGCGCCTTCTCGCTGAAGTCCGGCCGGTGCTTGCGCAGGCCGTCCTTCAGGCTCGAGAGCAGCACCGGCCGGTCGGCGCCGGCGACGACCTCGCGGAGCAGCGCGAAGGCGCTGTCGCGCTCGCCGCGCTCCGGCAGCGACACCTCCGGGTCGCCCGCCGCGGGGCCGGGCGACAGCTCGACGATGCCGCGCTCGGCGAGGTTCTTCAGCACCTCGCCGAACGACCGGAAACCGTGGTTCGCCTCGCTGAACGTCGGGTCCTTGCGCAGCAGCGTCCGCTTGAGCACCGAGGCGGTCACCGCCCCGGAGGCCGACGCGAGCCCGGCCAGCGTCTGCGCGACGAGCACCTCGAGGGGCCGCTGCTCCGTCTCGGGCGCCTCGGTCCCGCCGTCGTCCGGTGCGGCGCCGCCGGCCACGCCGGCGGGCGCGGGTTCTCCCTCCGGCGCGGGCGCGGCAGCCGGCGCTGCCGTGGAGGTGGTGTCACGCCCGCTCGTGGCGGCGCTCCGACGCCCCCGCGGCTGTCGCTCCCGCGGGGCGGGCTCCTCGGGCACCTCGACCCCCTCGAGCTCGTCGTAGAAGAGGAACTCGTCGCAGGCCGGCGGCAGCAGCCGGGAGGTCGAGTTCTCGACACCGACGCCGATGACCCGCTTGTTCAGCTCCCTGAGCTTGTGGACGAGCGGGGAGAAGTCGCTGTCACCGGTGCACATCACGAAGGTCGAGATGTAGTCGCGCTCGAAGGCCATCTCGATGGCGTCGACCACCATCTTGATGTCCGCCGCGTTCTTCCTGGAGGTCCCCATCCGCTGCGGCATCTCGATGAGCTCGACCTGGTGGCGCGTCAGGGAGCGCCGGTCCTCGTCGAAGTACGACCAGTCCGCGTACGCCCGTCGCACGACCACCCGGCCCCGCAGCGCGAGAGCGTCGGCGATGGGCCCGAAGTCGAAAGCCATCCCGCCGAGGTGGTCGCGTGCGCCGAGCGCGAGGTTCTCGTAGTCGAGGAAGACGGCCAGACGTTCTTCGGGTTCCATCCGGCCAGCGTATGGCCAGGCCAGCGGCACGGCAGCCGACGTCAGCCCGTGGGTGGACAGGGGCAGCGACCGGCGGCGGAGGGGCGACCACGACCGTCGTCGGACCGCGGGCCACCAGCTCGGTCCCACGGTCCGACGACGGGGCGGGCCCTCCGGCGCGAGCCTGGTCGCATGCCACCCACCCGCGACCTCGTCGCCCACGCCGTGACGAAGACCTACGGCTCCGCCTCCTCCACGACGACGGCGCTCGCCGGGGTCGACCTCACCGTCCGAGCCGGCGAGTCGGTCGCCGTCATGGGCCCCTCGGGTTCGGGGAAGTCGACGCTGCTGCACTGCTTGGCCGGCGTCGTGCGGCCGACCTCCGGCGAGGTGGTCTGGCGGGGACGCCCGATCGGCTCCCTGCCGGACGCCGCCCGCACCGCACTGCGCCGGACGGACTTCGGCTTCGTCTTCCAGTCGGGCCAGCTGCTGCCGGAGCTGCCCGCCGAGGAGAACGCGGCCCTGCCCCTGATGCTGCGTGGCGTGGGCCGCGCCGAGGCGGTCACCGCCGCCCGCGGGTGGCTCGGGCGGCTCGGCCTGCAGGGCATGGAGTCGCGCCGGCCCGGCGAGCTCTCCGGCGGTCAGGCGCAGCGTGTGGCGATCGCCCGGGCGATGGTCGCCTCCCCCGGCGTCATCTTCGCCGACGAGCCGACCGGCGCCCTGGACCAGACCTCCGGCCGGGAGGTGCTCGAGGTCCTCACCGGCGCGGCCCGGTCCACCGGGGCGAGCCTCGTCGTCGTCACCCACGACGAGCAGGTCG
It encodes the following:
- a CDS encoding DUF488 domain-containing protein → MDLRLARVYDAPGDSDGYRVLVDRVWPRGVSKEDADVDVWLKEAGPSTELRKWFGHDPERFEEFARRYRAELEGNPALAELRDIVAQHPVVTLLYGAKDTEHNQAVVLAEVLRG
- a CDS encoding NYN domain-containing protein; translation: MEPEERLAVFLDYENLALGARDHLGGMAFDFGPIADALALRGRVVVRRAYADWSYFDEDRRSLTRHQVELIEMPQRMGTSRKNAADIKMVVDAIEMAFERDYISTFVMCTGDSDFSPLVHKLRELNKRVIGVGVENSTSRLLPPACDEFLFYDELEGVEVPEEPAPRERQPRGRRSAATSGRDTTSTAAPAAAPAPEGEPAPAGVAGGAAPDDGGTEAPETEQRPLEVLVAQTLAGLASASGAVTASVLKRTLLRKDPTFSEANHGFRSFGEVLKNLAERGIVELSPGPAAGDPEVSLPERGERDSAFALLREVVAGADRPVLLSSLKDGLRKHRPDFSEKALGYRNFLQFCRAAQADGIVDLRWDDAAEGYVLTV
- the ctaD gene encoding cytochrome c oxidase subunit I translates to MALTTPSRAASAPLPGLRPDRQSWGKTIVKWVTSTDHKVIGYMYLTTSFIFFLIGGILAMLIRTELFTPALDLVRSNEQYNQLFTMHGTIMMFLFATSLFTGFANVMVPLQIGAPDVAFPRLNMLSYWMYFLGGCLVVGGFLTPKGAASFGWTAYAPLSDPMFSPGLGGDLWALGLAMTGFATIFGAVNFIATIITMRAPGMTMFRMPIFTWNSLITSLLVLMAFPVLASALFGLIIDRMIGGQIYNPNFGGVLLWQHLFWFFGHPEVYVIALPFFGIITEVLPVFSRKPIFGYKGLVFATITIAALSMSVWAHHMFTTGGVMLPFFSLMTMLIAVPTGVKFFNWIGTMWRGQITFDAGMLFALGFLVTFLFGGLTGIILSSPAMDFHVHDTYFVVAHFHYVVFGTVVFAMYSGFHFWWPKWTGRMLDERLGKISFWMLFIGFHTTFLVQHWLGVQGMPRRYAEYLVEDQFTLYNEISTVGAFLIALSTVPFLWNVYITQRGPRTVFVDDPWGFGNSLEWATPCPVPRHNFTSLPRIRSERPAFDLHHPEVAVMDMPEPNRDVFDSLYAGPETRGREDLLDRLDRGDNPNPPQRGSDIP
- a CDS encoding sulfate/molybdate ABC transporter ATP-binding protein; the protein is MSGHRAARRGPAAAAGAAGAAGAPGTAGGAGGADAAATPATIHPPALAVRAGVPERDVELDVEVPAGEVVAVLGPNGAGKSTLLALAAGTLRPGAGTVSVGGRTVADGATWVPPHARRVALLAQEPLLFPHLDALGNVAFGPRAAGAPRREAARVAHDLLDRVGAGDLAHRRPAELSGGQAQRVALARALAPDPEVVLLDEPLSALDVGSAAEVRQVLRRVLREAGRAAVLVTHDLLDVLAVADSVVVLEAGRVVERGPALQVLTRPRSAFAARLAGVNLVAGSLAGTGGEAVVEADGGLELHGLPDPACEPGSAVAAAFSPRAVSVHRAPPGGSPRNTVPVTVEALEHQGELVRVRGAGPGGHRLAADITPASVAGLDLTPGAAVLFTVKTAEVAIYPA
- a CDS encoding OsmC family protein, with protein sequence MTSTTARTTDPTPRLADFTATGAWRGSFSTDVAARGFGFTVAEPESIGGTDEAPNPIEYLLGSLNGCVSVVVETVARELGITIEALSTHATGSIDLRGFQGTADVSPHFQQLTLTLTLTTDATETDLAELRTQVLNRCPVLNLVKDAGVDVREVWETIPAS
- a CDS encoding ABC transporter ATP-binding protein; its protein translation is MPPTRDLVAHAVTKTYGSASSTTTALAGVDLTVRAGESVAVMGPSGSGKSTLLHCLAGVVRPTSGEVVWRGRPIGSLPDAARTALRRTDFGFVFQSGQLLPELPAEENAALPLMLRGVGRAEAVTAARGWLGRLGLQGMESRRPGELSGGQAQRVAIARAMVASPGVIFADEPTGALDQTSGREVLEVLTGAARSTGASLVVVTHDEQVAAWCGRVIGMRDGRIVSEHRPDERGHGQASVAGAPPATAR